One stretch of Natronobacterium gregoryi SP2 DNA includes these proteins:
- a CDS encoding HIT family protein, with product MDMDCEFCRIVAGDERAHVLYENDETIAILDENPAVTGHSLVLPRSHDDDVLTSTDSTTTDVFRTARLVATGLEEALGPVGFSVFHTTGSLVGTVDHAHVHLLPRFEDDDVSLSLGRETLPDREGTELASKIRTALEEQS from the coding sequence TTGGACATGGACTGTGAGTTCTGTCGGATTGTCGCCGGCGACGAGCGGGCACACGTCCTCTACGAGAACGACGAGACGATCGCAATACTCGACGAAAACCCTGCTGTCACCGGACACAGCCTCGTTCTCCCTCGCTCACACGACGACGACGTACTGACGAGCACGGACTCGACGACGACCGACGTGTTCCGGACGGCCCGTCTCGTCGCTACCGGACTCGAGGAGGCGCTCGGCCCTGTCGGGTTCAGCGTCTTCCATACGACCGGTTCGCTCGTCGGGACGGTCGATCACGCCCACGTCCACCTCCTGCCGCGGTTCGAGGACGACGACGTGTCGCTGTCGTTGGGACGAGAGACGCTTCCCGACCGGGAGGGCACCGAACTGGCAAGCAAGATCCGAACCGCACTCGAGGAGCAGTCGTAG